The sequence GCGAATGGCGAAAAATCCCAACCTAAACTGGACGAGCAGCAAAACGGCCTTAATCGAACTCATCTATGCCATGCATGCTCAGGGTGTATTTGACCACGGAAACGCTGATATAAAAGTCATCACAAAAAAAATTGAAAAGATGTTCAATGTTGGCCTAGGGGATTTTTACCATACCTACCTGGAACTGCGCGGCAGGAAAATCAACCGTACCAAATTCATCGACACCCTGCGGGAAAGCCTTGTTAAAAAGATGGATGAACAGGATGAGAAGTGATTGTTGGAAGGGCTACGATGGTCTCCGTACACAGGGGATTAATGCGTATATTTGGGGCATAGGGCCTTTTAAAACAGAAACCGATGTGCAGGCAATTGACAACAGAAAACATGGCTTTGACAATTTCAATAATATCACTTATCATTTCTGGACTAACTTTTTGGTTGACGAGAATTAGGAAAGGCAGTTTAAAAATGACACGACCTTCAATCATCTGTTTTCTTGGACAAAATGGCAATGATGAACCAAAAATATTTATTCGGACATTACTTTATGCGACTGCTGACCAAGGGCAACACATTCAAAATATGTTTGTGAAAATTCACCGGGCTGAGACAATACAAAATTTTAATGTTTGGGCTTACGGTGACAATGGGATTGTCAGAGGTAGCGGACTTTTTGCAAGTAAGACAGGTATATCAGTTTATCATCATTTTTTACTGCCGAAAAATGAACAATGGAATTTCGTTTCTGGAGAATATAGACTTGAAGTATATGCTGAAACCCCTAACAATAAAACGGAGAAATTATTTGAACAAAAATTGTCCCTGACAACAGACCAGACTAAGGACATTGAACTAGGGAAGGCAGTTTACTTTGATTGGGCGCCAAATACTGGACAATATGTGTCATATTCCGATATTAGAACAAATGAAAAGTGGCGTGGCGAAGACAAGAAAAATACCCAATAACAACTGTGTAACTGTAACTGTGGGTAACTCCTGTTGCAAAATTAATTTCCCCAAAACGGGTGAAATTATAGCCCTCGGGATCAGTGAATTCCATTCCTCATCAAGTTTGAGTTAGCCATATCGACGGTTGCCAGAGGGCTTTGTTCTATAACCTCAGCCGTTTTTTGCTCTTCCTTGGGTTCAGGAGAAATGGATAGCTGTATTTTACGGTCAACAGCTGCCAACTCGGTTTTTAGCTCGCTTAATCTGCTTTCTTTTGCCCATGTACCGTTTACTACTTCTTTGAGAACTGGCAGATCTTTTTGAAGTTCCGCTATTTTCTTCTGTTCCTGCTCCATGTAACCGGGCAGTTTTTCCAAGGCATTCAAAAAGTTCATTGCGGCCAGCTTTTCGTCTTTGGCGATGATACCGTTGTTATAGGTGTATTTGATATTGCCTTCGCCCTGAACCAAGAAGCGGTTTACCCGTATATCCATCCCCTCTTTTTCAGATGTTTCGGTTTTGACCAGTAATTGAAAGCCATACAAGCTGCCTATTTCCTGATAATCACCTCCGGTGCGGGCTTTGTCAGCAATTTGGTTGAGCTTTGCACCAATTTGTTTTATATCCGCATTGGGTGATAATCCGTACAGCAGAACGGGGTTTGCAACAGTACCGTCCGAACGCTTTTGTATCCGCTCCTGTAGATTATTCCAATCAAGACTCATCCGCTGCAAGCGGGATTCGGCGCTTTCAAGCATTGCCATAGTATCTTCCAGCTTGTACTTGGAACTGAATTTGGAGCGGTTGAAGGCTTGTTTTTCGCTTTCCAATCCGGCAATCTGCTTTTCTATCTTGGCTTTGTCCAGCAGGTCAGTATTGCCGGAAAGAATTGCTACATATTCGGAAAAGTTCATTCCCGATTTTTCATCCATACTGCCTTCGTCGATAGTACGTTTGCCGAGGTTGTTGGATTTTAGCTGGTCGATAAATAGCTGTTTATTGTACAAAAGGTTGAACTTATAACTGTCCAATGATTTTTCTACCGCATAAATGATAACATCCACTTTATTGTCGGCGAAGAATTTGGCAATCTCATTGCCTTTGCGGATAGCCCGACCATCCCGTTGGGCAAGGTCGCTCGGTCTCCACGGCGTGTCCAGATGATGCACGGCAACGGCTCTTTTCTGTGCGTTGACCCCGGTACCCAGCATGCTGGTAGAACCAAACAGCACCCGGATTTTACCTTCGTTCATTCCCTTAATGAGTTCCTTACGTTTCTTATCATTGTTGGCTTCCTGAATGAATCGAACTTCGTGTGCGGGTATGCCGTGATCTTCCACAAGCTTGCGTTTGATCTCGGAGTACACATTCCATTCACCGGGCTTATAGGTGCCCAGGTCGGAGAACACGAACTGTGTTCCTTTCTGTGTGTTGTACCTGTTGTAATATTTGGCAATGTTTACCGCACAATGCGAAGCCTTATTGTCGGGATGGTCTTCGTACCTGCCGCTTACCATACGCATATCCAGCGACATCTTACGGGCGTAATCGGTGGCGATGAGCATCTTTGCCTTTTCCTCCCTTTGCGATAACGGTTCCCTCCCAAGCAAAGTGGCATTACCGTTTTTGGCAAATTCCATCAGCTTTTGGATAAATACCTGCTGATCCGGTGTGGGTGGAATATTGTACAATACCTCGTTCTTTTCGGGACGGTCAATACCTATATCCTTTGCCGTTCGGTAATCCGTGATTTCAGAGTAGAATTGAGCCAGCTCCGGCACTTTGATAAAGTAGCGGAAACGCTCTTTCGCCACAATGTTATTGGCTACCGAAAACTCATAGTCCGTCGTTTTCCTTGCATATATGGCAGCCCAGGCATCAAAACAGTTAATGCCCTGTTTTTCCAGAGCACGTGGGCGGAGGTACTTAAACAACAGGTACAGTTCTGTCAGCGAATTACTGATAGTTGTCCCGGAAAGAAAGGTAGCTCCCATGTCACTATCCTTCCTGTCCTGAATGGTCCGGATGGCAAAGAGCAGGTTCATCGCCTTTTGACTCCCTGCCATATTGCCCAATCCGGCAACACGGTTATGCCGGGTATTGAACATCAGGTTTTTGAACTGGTGGCTTTCATCTATGAATAGATGATCGATGCCCATCATTTTGAAATCCACGACATCGTCTTTGCGGTTTTCGATATCGTATTGCAATGTCTTTAGCTTGACTTCAAGGTTTTCTTTCTGTTTGATTGCTCCGGCAAGCATCCCCCGAGTTACTTCATTCCCCTGGGCTTGGAGCGCATCGAGATTCCGCTCCACACTGTCCAGTTCGATTTCGAGGATCTCTTTTTGCATTTCGGGCGATTGGGGTATCATTCCGAACTGGTCGTGCGTAAGGATTATGCAGTCCCAATCGTTGTTTTTAATCTCCCCGAAAATCCGCAGGCGGTTCTTGGGCGTAAAATCCTGCTTGCCGGGATACAATATCTTGGCATGCGGATAGGCAGTTCGGTAGGCTTCGGCTATTTCGTGAACATTACTCTTCAGCCCGATAATCATCGGTTTGTGTGCCAATCCCAATCGCTTCATTTCTTGTGCAGCGGTACACATAACCAGTGTTTTTCCTGCACCTACTTCATGGTCACAAATGGCGCCGCCATTTAGCTTAATCATCCAGACGGTATCTTTCTGGCTGGAATACAGGTCTTGCATACCTAATCCCTTGCGGTCCAATCCCGGAAAGTCCTGATGGGTTCCGTCGTAATTTGGGCGGACAAAACAGTTAAAGGTGTCGTTGTATTGGTCTGTCAGCCGCTTTTTAAACTCATCGTTTTGCGCATGCAGCCAGTCGGAAAAAGCGGTTCGGATTTCGTCAATCTTGGTGTTCGCCATTTGGATGGCTT comes from Echinicola vietnamensis DSM 17526 and encodes:
- a CDS encoding N-6 DNA methylase; translation: MGFSKRQHLQQNIDALRIAFKLEKEKRQATVGERLLLMQYSGFGGLKFVLNPIANETDINHWRKTEHDLFPLTQELHQLLKENSQDDKQYRRYVDSMKSSVLTAFYTPPQVIDAISSTLRDSGLKMDKFLEPSAGIGSFIQSFSESQIPSITAYEKDLLTGKILKQLYPESNIRISGFEEIPEREQNTYDVVASNIPFGDTSVFDLSYSRSKDTAKVQAARSVHNYFFLKGTDMLREGGVLAYITSQGILNSPKNEPIRRALMENNNLVLAARLPNNLFTDYAGTEVGSDLIILQKNTAKQNLSEVEERFCQSRQTEYGTPGNAIFQDNTRIVHTDWKLDTDPYGQPALIYTHKDGTNGIAKDLKQMLSEDFGKHLNLNLYKEERNDQSFIQSPFTPTVNPPVIDPVIIRQEPKPVPAAYQESPKELKQLSIFDLFENTDEPVTVAATSKGTLQPKRQTSKKRRAAIGRQTNLFGGVMQQPHTPPKPNGTAQINGKKQEAIGDLFSQINGNGQTEKQADSSIIAEPAPYSGELQPFHRNDCLVVDKGWVGHLQDVDTADGSAIFHPLQLPPLQKARAEAYIEVRDVYQKLYIKEAEQQREHQEEREKLNRLYDVFVKRCGNLNSAENIKLIKTDSSGKEIPYLERVVGGVVHKAEIFHRPVSFSTATLATDNPKEALAASLNKYGSVDLGYMSEISGMTDDALKEALHGRIFYNPLQKEYEISERWIAGNVVEKAGEVHAYLKNNPDDTEAKASLTVLEEARPRRIEFEELDFNLGERWIPTGIYARFASHLFDTEVLIHYSDSTDDFSLKCDRKNVHIWDKYAVKSESRTFDGIALLKHALVNTTPDITKKIKVDDKEVKVRDMEAIQMANTKIDEIRTAFSDWLHAQNDEFKKRLTDQYNDTFNCFVRPNYDGTHQDFPGLDRKGLGMQDLYSSQKDTVWMIKLNGGAICDHEVGAGKTLVMCTAAQEMKRLGLAHKPMIIGLKSNVHEIAEAYRTAYPHAKILYPGKQDFTPKNRLRIFGEIKNNDWDCIILTHDQFGMIPQSPEMQKEILEIELDSVERNLDALQAQGNEVTRGMLAGAIKQKENLEVKLKTLQYDIENRKDDVVDFKMMGIDHLFIDESHQFKNLMFNTRHNRVAGLGNMAGSQKAMNLLFAIRTIQDRKDSDMGATFLSGTTISNSLTELYLLFKYLRPRALEKQGINCFDAWAAIYARKTTDYEFSVANNIVAKERFRYFIKVPELAQFYSEITDYRTAKDIGIDRPEKNEVLYNIPPTPDQQVFIQKLMEFAKNGNATLLGREPLSQREEKAKMLIATDYARKMSLDMRMVSGRYEDHPDNKASHCAVNIAKYYNRYNTQKGTQFVFSDLGTYKPGEWNVYSEIKRKLVEDHGIPAHEVRFIQEANNDKKRKELIKGMNEGKIRVLFGSTSMLGTGVNAQKRAVAVHHLDTPWRPSDLAQRDGRAIRKGNEIAKFFADNKVDVIIYAVEKSLDSYKFNLLYNKQLFIDQLKSNNLGKRTIDEGSMDEKSGMNFSEYVAILSGNTDLLDKAKIEKQIAGLESEKQAFNRSKFSSKYKLEDTMAMLESAESRLQRMSLDWNNLQERIQKRSDGTVANPVLLYGLSPNADIKQIGAKLNQIADKARTGGDYQEIGSLYGFQLLVKTETSEKEGMDIRVNRFLVQGEGNIKYTYNNGIIAKDEKLAAMNFLNALEKLPGYMEQEQKKIAELQKDLPVLKEVVNGTWAKESRLSELKTELAAVDRKIQLSISPEPKEEQKTAEVIEQSPLATVDMANSNLMRNGIH